The genomic DNA TGGACTCCGACGTACGCATTGACTGGAAGGTCGATGAAGGACAGCAGGTCCACGCCGGTACGGTGCTGGCCCTGCTGCAGGGTCGCAGCCGCAGCCTGGTCAGTGCCGAACGCACCTCGCTGAACTTCCTGCAGACCCTGTCAGGCACGGCCACCATCACGGCGCGGCATGTGGCAGCCGTGGCCGGTACGGCCACGCGCATCCTCGACACCCGCAAGACCCTCCCGGGCCTGCGCCTGGCGCAGAAATACGCGGTGCGTTGCGGAGGCGGTGCCAATCACCGCATCGGCCTGTACGACACGGTGATGCTGAAGGAGAACCACATCCGCGCCGCCGGCTCGCTGCCCGCTGCGGTCGCTGCCGCGCGCGCGATGTGGCCGCAGCTGCCGCTGATCGTGGAAGTGGAAGACCTGGACCAGCTGCAGCAGGCCCTGCAGGCAGGCTGCGAGCGGATCCTGCTCGATGACTTCCCGGCCGCACTGCGTCGCGATGCGGTCCGCCTGACGGCCGGACGGATTCCGCTGGAGGTGTCAGGCAGCGTCGGACTGGACGGCCTGCGGGCCATCGCCGAGGACGGCGTGGACTGCATTTCCATCGGTGGTCTGACCAAGCACGTGCAGGCCATCGACCTGTCGTTGAAGCTGGGGCCCCCGCCGGCTTGATGTGTCTGGCAGGCCGGAATCCAATCCGGTCTGCTGCGCGCGAGCGATCTGAGCGCCCGCTCTACCCTTCGTTCACGAGCACGCTGCGACGCTTGCGCCATCCCCCTTGTTGCGGAGCACCGCATGCGCCGGTTGCTGCTTGCCTGTCTGCTGCCTTTGTCAGCTGTTTCATTCGATGTGGCGGCGGCGGAAGCCTGCGATGTGCCGCCTCCGTTCGGCCAGAGTCCGTTGGCGCTGGCCATCCGCCAGACCGCCTGCAACGAACACCGCTTATGGTTCCGCCCCTTCATCGATCGGGAGGGCCGCGCCGCCAGCCTGGCGGTGACCGAGGCGGAGAACGAGCACCTGGCCGACAACGGCCTGATTGCATGGCAGCGCGTGGCGGGTTACTGGCGCGACAGCGGCACGTTGAATGCGATGGGCGCCCAGCCCGGTGCCAGCAGCTGCATTGCGCCCCTCGGGTCGCGCTATACCGACAGCGATTGCCGTGCCTTCCTGCTCGACAACCCGTGGTCGGCTGCCTTCATCTCGTGGGTCATGGTGCGCGCGGGCGTGCCCGGCTTCAACGCGTCCCCTCGCCACATCGATTACATCCGCGCCGCATACAACGGGTCTGCCCCGTACCGCTTGGCCGATCCGGCGGCCGAGAAACCGGCAGTCGGCGACATGCTCTGCTTCCTGCGTGATCGCAGCCAGACCCTGAGCTACAGCGGGCTGGTGCAGGCACTGGGCAATGGTTCGGTCGGCCACTGGAAATCGCATTGCGAGGTCGTGGTGTCGGCCAACATGGGCGGCGACCGGACGCTGTACCTGATCGGCGGCAACGTCATGAACACGGTGGCCATGCGCATGTTGATGCTGGACCGCACCGGCCGCGTCGAGCTGCCTGGCAAGCGGGAGGCCGACCCGGACGGCATCGCACCGACCTGCACGCCCGGCCGCGAGGAGGAGTGCAGCTTCAACCGCCAGGACTGGGCAGCGCTGTTGAAGCTGACCGCAGCGGCGTCTATTAAGTTACCGGCTTCCACGGACGGAGTGCCGGGGCAACAACCTACACCGGCGGATCCGGTCCAGACTCCGGTGCGCTGAAGACGCGCTATACCGATCCGAATCCCGGCATACGTTTCAACTTGCGAGGCAACTTCATCGGTGCACGAGCGGCCGCAGGCATTGTGACCGCGACGACGCGACGCTCGCAATCGCTGCCGATAACACACAGGCCGCCGCCGCGCTCGACGGCGGCGGTCTGCGACCGGACTACTGGCAGATGTACTCGCGCGCAGACTCGATGGTATCGACGTCGAGCTCTTCATACTGGATCTCGACGGTTTCGACACTGAGCGAAGTGACCACCGCGCGCGCTCCGACGCTGCATGCGGCCGGCAAGCCGCCGGCATAGACGTGTCCGTTGATCGCATGAGCCAGGCCGTAGCAAACGGAGCCGAGCTGGAAGGGATTGTGGTTGCAGGCCATCACCTGCTCGTTGGCCAGTCCCAAGGAGGCGTTGAAGTTGGCCGTCCAGCCGCTGGCGGCATCGTTGGCGCAGCTGCCCGGATAGCCAACGGTCGGCGCAGCGCCGGCGTTGCAGGTGTGTTGGACAAAGCCGCCGAAGAAGCTGTTCTTAATGTAAGCGGTGCGGCCGCTCTCGACCCATTGCGCGGCGGCGGCGTCTTGAGCGAAGGCGGACAGGCCAAGCAGGCACAGCGCAGATGCGGCGAGTGGTTTCAATCCTTTCAACATCACTATCGTCCTTTGAAGTGGCGAGTGTCGCGTCGGGGCGTTCGCGCATGGCTCGCGCGGACGCGGATTGCGGCGGGCTCGAATCGGCCCAGTGCATGGCAGCACGTGCGAAACCCATCGCAAAGGCCCGCCGCGGCCATGATTGACCAGGGGCGATGGAGACGCAAGCCGCTCGGAATGAGGCGCGGACAATGAGTGAGGTTAGAACCGATAAGCCCCCCGCGGTTGGCTTTCAAGCTCGAAGCTGAGCTTGGGCGGGCGGCGGGGTTGGTCAGGGGACGGGGAAACGTCATCGCATTCGCGCTGCCGCTCCCACGCCTTGCCTCGCAAACCATGAGCCCCGTCTCACCAGCACCCACCCCCGCCGCTGCGTGACCGCCCTGACTCAGGGGCCCCTTTCGGCAGACGGATCAATGAGACATGCGGTGGCGCCAAGCCGTGCTCTGGGGGATGTCGCCGCCACGGCCCGCTGCGCTC from Stenotrophomonas sp. 169 includes the following:
- the nadC gene encoding carboxylating nicotinate-nucleotide diphosphorylase, which translates into the protein MSTAGAGVFDAPDPALVAADVARALAEDLGSGDVTAALLPDQADTAYLLCKQDAVIAGRPWFDATHRALDSDVRIDWKVDEGQQVHAGTVLALLQGRSRSLVSAERTSLNFLQTLSGTATITARHVAAVAGTATRILDTRKTLPGLRLAQKYAVRCGGGANHRIGLYDTVMLKENHIRAAGSLPAAVAAARAMWPQLPLIVEVEDLDQLQQALQAGCERILLDDFPAALRRDAVRLTAGRIPLEVSGSVGLDGLRAIAEDGVDCISIGGLTKHVQAIDLSLKLGPPPA
- a CDS encoding DUF2272 domain-containing protein — its product is MRRLLLACLLPLSAVSFDVAAAEACDVPPPFGQSPLALAIRQTACNEHRLWFRPFIDREGRAASLAVTEAENEHLADNGLIAWQRVAGYWRDSGTLNAMGAQPGASSCIAPLGSRYTDSDCRAFLLDNPWSAAFISWVMVRAGVPGFNASPRHIDYIRAAYNGSAPYRLADPAAEKPAVGDMLCFLRDRSQTLSYSGLVQALGNGSVGHWKSHCEVVVSANMGGDRTLYLIGGNVMNTVAMRMLMLDRTGRVELPGKREADPDGIAPTCTPGREEECSFNRQDWAALLKLTAAASIKLPASTDGVPGQQPTPADPVQTPVR